One genomic region from Pseudoduganella lutea encodes:
- the ahpF gene encoding alkyl hydroperoxide reductase subunit F, which translates to MLDANLKTQLKAYLEKVVQPIEIVASLDDSAKAREMKELLADIDGLSDKITLVEDNAANVRKPSFSINRAGTDIGVRFAGIPMGHEFTSLVLALLQVGGHTIKLDEAVIEQIRNLEGDFEFETFISLSCHNCPEVVQALNAMAVINPRIKVTTIDGGVFQKEVEERQIMAVPMMFLNGQHFGQGRTNVEEILAKLDTNAGARQAAELNKKDVFDVLVVGGGPAGAASAIYAARKGIQTGVLAERFGGQVLDTLSIENFISIKETDGPKFAVALEQHVKEYEVDIMNTQRAVKLVPGKLTEVHTATGAVLKAKTVILSTGARWREINVPGEKEYRNHGVAYCPHCDGPLFKGKRVSVIGGGNSGVEAAIDLAGIVQHVTLIEFGNELRADAVLQRKLRSLPNVKIILSAQTTEIHGDGKKVNGLSYKDRNTNELHRVDLEGVFVQIGLVPNTEWLKGTVALSKHGEIEIDAKGQTSVPGVFAAGDVTTVPYKQIVIAVGAGATAALSAFDHLIRSGDDEVEAEQAAIAAVA; encoded by the coding sequence ATGCTGGATGCAAATCTCAAAACCCAACTGAAAGCCTATCTGGAAAAAGTGGTGCAGCCGATTGAGATCGTCGCATCGCTGGATGACTCCGCGAAAGCGCGGGAAATGAAGGAACTGCTCGCCGATATCGATGGCTTGAGCGACAAGATTACCCTGGTCGAGGACAACGCCGCCAACGTGCGCAAGCCGTCGTTCTCGATCAACCGTGCCGGCACCGACATTGGCGTGCGTTTCGCCGGCATCCCGATGGGCCATGAATTCACCTCGCTGGTGCTGGCCCTGCTGCAGGTGGGCGGCCACACGATCAAGCTCGACGAAGCCGTGATCGAACAGATCCGCAACCTGGAAGGCGATTTCGAATTCGAGACCTTCATCTCGCTGTCGTGCCATAACTGCCCGGAAGTGGTGCAGGCACTGAACGCGATGGCGGTCATCAACCCGCGCATCAAGGTCACCACGATCGATGGCGGCGTGTTCCAGAAAGAAGTCGAAGAGCGCCAGATCATGGCGGTACCGATGATGTTCCTGAACGGCCAGCACTTCGGCCAGGGCCGCACGAACGTGGAAGAAATCCTCGCCAAGCTGGACACCAATGCCGGTGCCCGCCAGGCGGCTGAACTGAACAAGAAAGACGTGTTCGACGTGCTCGTCGTCGGTGGTGGCCCCGCCGGTGCGGCGTCGGCGATCTACGCGGCCCGCAAGGGTATCCAGACCGGCGTGCTGGCCGAGCGTTTCGGTGGCCAGGTGCTCGATACGCTGTCGATCGAGAACTTCATCTCGATCAAGGAAACCGACGGCCCGAAATTCGCCGTGGCGCTGGAGCAGCACGTCAAGGAATACGAAGTCGACATCATGAACACCCAGCGCGCCGTGAAACTGGTGCCGGGCAAGCTGACCGAAGTGCATACCGCCACCGGCGCGGTGCTGAAGGCCAAGACCGTGATCCTGTCGACGGGTGCCCGCTGGCGCGAGATCAACGTGCCGGGCGAGAAGGAATACCGGAACCACGGCGTGGCGTACTGCCCGCACTGCGATGGCCCGCTGTTCAAGGGCAAGCGCGTGTCGGTGATCGGTGGCGGCAACTCCGGCGTGGAAGCGGCGATCGACCTGGCCGGCATCGTGCAGCACGTCACGCTGATCGAATTCGGCAATGAACTGCGTGCGGACGCGGTCCTGCAGCGCAAGCTGCGCTCGCTGCCGAACGTGAAGATCATCCTGTCGGCGCAGACGACCGAGATCCATGGCGACGGCAAGAAGGTGAACGGTCTGTCGTACAAGGACCGCAACACGAACGAGCTGCACCGCGTGGACCTGGAAGGCGTGTTCGTGCAGATCGGCCTGGTGCCGAACACGGAGTGGCTGAAGGGCACCGTGGCACTGTCGAAGCATGGCGAGATCGAGATCGATGCGAAGGGCCAGACGTCGGTGCCGGGCGTGTTCGCCGCCGGCGACGTGACCACCGTGCCGTACAAGCAGATCGTGATCGCCGTGGGTGCCGGCGCAACGGCCGCGCTGTCCGCCTTCGACCACCTGATCCGCTCGGGCGACGATGAGGTGGAAGCCGAGCAGGCCGCCATCGCCGCTGTCGCATAA
- a CDS encoding MFS transporter has product MNASATALDALYGRVSRRLLPFLFLCYVAAYLDRVNVGFAKLQMQADLALSDTVYGIGAGIFFVGYFLFEVPSNLLMERVGARRWIARIMISWGLVSAATMFATGPVSFYVLRFLLGVAEAGFFPGVVLYLTYWYPAHRRARIVALFMSGVAVAGVLGGPLSGAIMAAFAGQAGLHGWQWLFLLEGIPSVALGIWTLFYLDDGIRAARWLGDADKAVLERELAAEAASKRHLPLRQVFASGTVWLLALVYFLFVMGLYGVSFWLPQLVKNSGVQDVFHIGLLTAIPYGVAAVVMVLAARHSDRTGERRWHAAIAGFAGAAGLVAATVWADDTVLALAALSLATAGILTTFPIFWSLPTALLGGSAAAAGIALINSVGNLAGFASPYLVGAIRDATGSTAIGISLLAASLVLGGLLVLARGRLPA; this is encoded by the coding sequence ATGAACGCCAGCGCCACTGCGCTCGATGCACTGTATGGGCGCGTCAGCCGCCGCCTGCTGCCGTTCCTGTTCCTGTGCTACGTGGCCGCCTACCTGGACCGCGTCAACGTCGGCTTCGCCAAGCTGCAGATGCAGGCCGACCTGGCACTGTCCGACACGGTCTATGGCATCGGTGCCGGTATCTTCTTCGTCGGTTATTTCCTGTTCGAGGTGCCGTCGAACCTGCTGATGGAACGGGTGGGCGCGCGGCGCTGGATCGCGCGCATCATGATCAGCTGGGGGCTGGTCTCGGCGGCCACCATGTTCGCCACCGGCCCTGTCAGCTTCTACGTGCTGCGCTTCCTGCTCGGGGTGGCCGAGGCAGGCTTCTTTCCGGGCGTGGTGCTGTACCTCACCTACTGGTATCCGGCGCATCGGCGCGCTCGCATCGTGGCGCTGTTCATGAGCGGCGTTGCCGTGGCGGGCGTGCTGGGCGGGCCGCTGTCGGGCGCGATCATGGCGGCGTTCGCCGGCCAGGCGGGGCTGCATGGCTGGCAGTGGCTGTTCCTGCTGGAAGGCATTCCATCCGTCGCGCTCGGCATCTGGACATTGTTCTACCTGGACGACGGCATCCGCGCCGCGCGGTGGCTGGGGGACGCCGACAAGGCGGTGCTGGAACGCGAGCTGGCCGCGGAAGCGGCGTCGAAGCGTCACCTGCCGCTGCGGCAGGTGTTCGCCAGCGGCACCGTATGGCTGCTGGCTCTCGTATACTTCCTGTTCGTGATGGGCCTGTATGGCGTGAGCTTCTGGCTGCCGCAACTGGTGAAGAACAGCGGCGTGCAGGACGTGTTCCATATCGGCCTGCTGACGGCGATCCCGTATGGCGTGGCCGCCGTCGTCATGGTGCTGGCGGCGCGCCATTCGGACCGCACCGGCGAGCGGCGCTGGCATGCGGCCATTGCCGGTTTCGCCGGCGCCGCCGGCCTCGTGGCGGCCACCGTATGGGCGGACGATACCGTGCTGGCCCTGGCCGCGCTGTCCCTCGCCACGGCCGGCATCCTGACCACGTTTCCCATCTTCTGGAGCCTGCCGACGGCGCTGCTGGGCGGCTCCGCAGCGGCGGCGGGCATTGCGCTGATCAACTCGGTCGGCAACCTGGCCGGCTTCGCGAGCCCTTATCTCGTGGGCGCGATCCGCGATGCCACCGGCAGCACGGCCATCGGCATCTCGCTGCTTGCGGCCAGCCTGGTGCTGGGCGGCCTGCTCGTGCTGGCACGCGGGCGATTACCCGCGTAG
- the ahpC gene encoding alkyl hydroperoxide reductase subunit C translates to MSLINTQVKPFKATAYHNGKFVDLTEESLKGKWSVFVFYPADFTFVCPTELEDLADNYAEFSKLGVEVYGISTDTHFAHKAWHDTSDAIKKVNYPLIGDPTGLLSRNFQVMIEEEGLALRGTFVINPEGFIKVLEVHDNGIGRDASELLRKVKAAQYVASHPGEVCPAKWSEGAATLTPSLDLVGKI, encoded by the coding sequence ATGTCTCTGATCAACACCCAAGTCAAACCGTTCAAGGCAACTGCTTACCACAATGGCAAGTTCGTTGATCTGACCGAAGAATCCCTGAAGGGCAAGTGGTCGGTATTCGTGTTCTACCCGGCCGACTTCACCTTCGTCTGCCCGACCGAACTGGAAGACCTGGCTGACAACTACGCAGAATTCTCGAAGCTGGGCGTGGAAGTGTACGGTATCTCCACCGACACCCACTTCGCGCACAAGGCATGGCACGACACGTCGGACGCCATCAAGAAAGTGAACTACCCGCTGATCGGCGACCCGACCGGCCTGCTGTCCCGTAACTTCCAGGTCATGATCGAAGAAGAAGGCCTGGCACTGCGCGGCACCTTCGTGATCAATCCGGAAGGCTTCATCAAGGTGCTGGAAGTCCATGACAACGGCATCGGCCGCGACGCATCGGAACTGCTGCGCAAAGTGAAGGCTGCCCAGTACGTTGCTTCCCACCCGGGCGAAGTGTGCCCGGCCAAGTGGTCCGAAGGCGCCGCAACCCTGACCCCGTCGCTGGACCTGGTCGGCAAAATCTAA
- a CDS encoding AI-2E family transporter, with protein sequence MADRQQSGPIVWCGIIAATCVLLYLLQRVLWLSIPFLLAIILYYVLLSPFQRLLRMGFTRNTAAMLVGAAFVLSMLLAFLVAFVWIPAPATDWQDMPARYLDAGIRFLRNMLSALERQFPFLRPARLGDSVNLNLAEYSREFFQRHLGGVLVTTAAWVPSLLLAPFLAFFFLRDGRRFKRFLARAVPNAFFEKTLFLLHEVDQTARRYFHGMLKLTAIDTVVLAFGLWAIGLPSPLLLGFIAAMLAWVPYVGSIAGCLLVVLVASADAPDNNAAAYSAMFVFIIARLLDDFIFMPMTLGRSLRMHPLVTVVMLFVGGALAGVTGLMLVLPLLGVVMVVGETIGVLITDARLQARHRYARSLRVKQASIDLK encoded by the coding sequence ATGGCCGACCGGCAGCAGTCCGGGCCCATCGTCTGGTGCGGCATCATCGCCGCGACCTGCGTGCTGTTGTACCTGTTGCAGCGCGTGCTGTGGCTGTCGATTCCCTTCCTGCTCGCGATCATCCTGTATTACGTGCTGCTGTCGCCGTTCCAGCGCCTGCTGCGCATGGGCTTCACGCGCAACACGGCAGCCATGCTGGTCGGCGCCGCGTTCGTGCTGAGCATGCTGCTTGCCTTCCTGGTGGCCTTCGTGTGGATACCCGCGCCGGCCACCGACTGGCAGGACATGCCGGCCCGCTACCTCGACGCGGGCATACGCTTCCTGCGCAACATGCTGAGTGCGCTGGAACGGCAATTCCCGTTCCTGCGGCCGGCCCGCCTGGGCGATTCGGTGAACCTGAACCTGGCCGAGTACTCGCGCGAATTCTTCCAGCGCCACCTGGGCGGCGTGCTGGTCACGACTGCCGCCTGGGTACCGTCGCTGCTGCTGGCGCCGTTCCTGGCCTTCTTCTTCCTGCGCGACGGCCGCCGCTTCAAGCGCTTCCTGGCCCGCGCCGTGCCGAACGCGTTCTTTGAAAAAACGCTGTTCCTGCTGCATGAAGTCGACCAGACCGCGCGCCGCTACTTCCACGGCATGCTCAAGCTCACCGCCATCGATACCGTCGTGCTGGCATTCGGCCTGTGGGCGATCGGCCTGCCATCGCCGCTGCTGCTCGGCTTCATCGCCGCCATGCTGGCGTGGGTGCCTTACGTGGGCTCGATCGCCGGCTGCCTGCTGGTGGTGCTGGTAGCCTCGGCCGATGCGCCGGACAACAACGCCGCGGCCTACAGCGCCATGTTCGTGTTCATCATCGCCCGCCTGCTGGACGACTTCATCTTCATGCCGATGACACTGGGCCGCAGCCTGCGCATGCACCCGCTGGTCACGGTGGTGATGCTGTTCGTGGGCGGCGCGCTGGCCGGCGTGACCGGCCTGATGCTCGTGCTGCCGCTGCTGGGCGTGGTGATGGTGGTCGGCGAAACCATCGGCGTGCTGATCACCGACGCCCGTCTGCAAGCCCGGCACCGCTACGCCCGCTCCCTGCGGGTCAAACAGGCCAGCATCGATTTGAAATAA
- a CDS encoding YgiQ family radical SAM protein, producing MNAPMNLFATVPKRSARAPVAPFLPMTRAEMDKLGWDECDVILVTGDAYIDHPSFGMALVGRLLEAQGFRVGIISQPDWQSADAFRALGKPRLYFGITAGNMDSMVNRYTSDRKIRSDDAYTPNGEPNKRPDRAVSVYAHRAREAFPGTPVIIGSIEASLRRIAHYDYWSDKVRKSVLIDSKADLLIFGNAERALVDLTHRMAAGEDIKSIKDLRGTAFLVPQGWLPSEDWGVHNSTRVDVPGRIDAHPDPYAMAKEDKEACATENAAPEPTVKPIRIMSREERQAMAKEKHNRTVVRLPSYDTVSTDPVMYAHASRVFHLESNPGNARALVQQHGDRDVWINPPPLPLAMDEMDGVYDMNYARAPHPAYGNARIPAWEMIRFSVNIMRGCFGGCTFCSITEHEGRIIQSRSEPSILREIEHIRDKTKGFTGTISDLGGPTANMYRLACKEKTIEESCRRLSCVYPSICSNLGTDHSKLIQLYRKARAIPGVKKILIGSGLRYDLAVRSPEYVKELVTHHVGGLLKIAPEHTETNVLSKMMKPGIGAYDEFKAMFEKFSLEAGKKQYLIPYFIAAHPGTSDEDMLNLALWLKKNNFRLDQVQTFMPTPMAMATTMYHSRRNPLKKVTDTSEVVETPRTAKVRKAHKAFLRYYDPANWPILRETLKAMGRGDLIGNGEKHLIPAWTPGEENMTAAPEGKRAMPTLAPGAQRGARPGQPGAGRSAAPRGGRPNALTGSMTARETVETKARPSILDTIKVKPKAAAKPAPKGRR from the coding sequence ATGAACGCCCCCATGAACCTCTTCGCGACCGTGCCCAAGCGGTCTGCCCGCGCCCCTGTCGCGCCTTTCCTGCCCATGACCCGCGCCGAAATGGACAAGCTGGGCTGGGACGAGTGCGACGTCATCCTCGTCACGGGCGACGCCTATATCGACCACCCCAGCTTCGGCATGGCCCTGGTTGGCCGGCTGCTGGAAGCCCAGGGATTCCGGGTAGGCATCATCAGCCAGCCGGACTGGCAATCGGCCGATGCGTTCCGCGCGCTGGGCAAGCCACGCCTGTATTTCGGCATCACGGCCGGCAACATGGATTCGATGGTCAACCGCTACACGTCCGACCGCAAGATCCGTTCGGACGACGCGTACACGCCGAATGGCGAGCCGAACAAGCGCCCGGACCGTGCGGTGAGCGTGTATGCGCACCGCGCCCGCGAAGCGTTCCCCGGCACGCCGGTGATCATCGGCAGCATCGAGGCTTCGCTGCGCCGCATCGCCCACTACGACTACTGGTCGGACAAGGTGCGCAAGTCGGTGCTGATCGATTCGAAGGCCGACCTGCTGATCTTCGGTAACGCCGAGCGCGCGCTGGTGGACCTCACGCACCGCATGGCGGCGGGCGAGGACATCAAGTCGATCAAGGACCTGCGCGGCACCGCGTTCCTGGTGCCGCAGGGCTGGCTGCCGTCGGAGGACTGGGGCGTGCACAACTCGACCCGCGTGGACGTGCCCGGCCGGATCGATGCGCATCCCGATCCGTATGCGATGGCCAAGGAAGACAAGGAAGCGTGCGCCACCGAGAACGCGGCGCCCGAACCCACCGTCAAGCCGATCCGCATCATGAGCCGCGAAGAGCGCCAGGCCATGGCGAAGGAAAAGCACAACCGCACCGTGGTGCGGCTGCCGTCGTACGACACCGTGAGCACCGATCCGGTGATGTACGCGCACGCGTCGCGCGTGTTCCACCTGGAGTCGAATCCCGGCAACGCCCGCGCGCTGGTCCAGCAGCACGGCGACCGGGATGTGTGGATCAACCCGCCGCCGCTGCCGCTGGCGATGGACGAAATGGACGGCGTGTACGACATGAACTACGCCCGTGCGCCGCACCCGGCCTACGGCAATGCCCGCATCCCCGCCTGGGAAATGATCCGCTTCTCCGTGAACATCATGCGCGGCTGCTTCGGCGGGTGCACGTTCTGCTCGATCACGGAACACGAAGGCCGCATCATCCAGAGCCGTTCGGAACCGTCGATCCTGCGCGAGATCGAGCACATCCGCGACAAGACCAAGGGCTTCACGGGCACCATTTCCGACCTGGGCGGCCCCACGGCGAACATGTACCGGCTCGCCTGCAAGGAAAAGACGATCGAGGAATCGTGCCGCCGCCTGTCGTGCGTGTATCCGTCGATCTGTTCCAACCTGGGCACCGACCACAGCAAGCTGATCCAGCTGTACCGCAAGGCGCGCGCGATTCCCGGCGTGAAGAAGATCCTGATCGGGTCCGGCCTGCGCTATGACCTGGCCGTGCGCTCGCCCGAATACGTGAAAGAGCTCGTCACGCACCACGTCGGCGGCCTGCTGAAGATCGCGCCGGAGCACACGGAAACGAACGTGCTGTCGAAGATGATGAAGCCGGGCATCGGCGCCTACGACGAATTCAAGGCGATGTTCGAGAAGTTCTCGCTCGAAGCGGGCAAGAAGCAGTACCTGATCCCGTATTTCATCGCTGCCCACCCCGGCACGTCGGACGAGGACATGCTGAACCTGGCGCTGTGGCTGAAGAAGAACAACTTCCGCCTCGACCAGGTGCAGACGTTCATGCCCACGCCGATGGCGATGGCCACCACCATGTACCACAGCCGCCGCAATCCGCTGAAGAAAGTCACCGACACGTCGGAAGTGGTGGAAACGCCGCGCACGGCCAAGGTGCGCAAGGCGCACAAGGCGTTCCTGCGGTATTACGACCCCGCCAACTGGCCGATCCTGCGCGAAACGCTGAAGGCGATGGGCCGCGGCGACCTGATCGGCAATGGCGAAAAGCACCTGATCCCGGCATGGACGCCGGGCGAGGAAAACATGACGGCGGCACCGGAAGGCAAGCGCGCAATGCCCACGCTGGCGCCCGGTGCGCAGCGTGGCGCACGGCCGGGTCAGCCGGGCGCCGGCCGTTCCGCCGCCCCGCGTGGCGGCCGCCCGAATGCGCTCACCGGTTCGATGACGGCGCGCGAAACCGTCGAAACAAAGGCGCGGCCGTCGATCCTCGACACCATCAAGGTCAAGCCGAAGGCCGCCGCGAAGCCGGCACCCAAGGGCCGCCGATAG
- a CDS encoding cyclic nucleotide-binding domain-containing protein — protein sequence MIFGFLKPPALSPRLARLRETVLLNSLTPLELKIVDGLMHERRYLAGEIIFDEGEEGQALYLITSGHVQINRNINGMPEIITELSPGAFFGDLALLDNSPRTAQARAWDDCELAVFFRADFMSLMETDAVIGYKISLALARHIGARLRERMSIDSPHVEVL from the coding sequence GTGATTTTCGGTTTTCTGAAGCCGCCCGCCCTCTCGCCACGCCTGGCCAGGCTGCGCGAAACCGTCCTCCTCAATTCGCTGACGCCGCTGGAACTGAAGATCGTGGACGGCCTGATGCATGAACGGCGCTACCTGGCGGGCGAGATCATTTTCGACGAAGGCGAGGAAGGCCAGGCGCTCTACCTGATCACATCGGGCCACGTGCAAATCAACCGTAACATCAACGGCATGCCCGAGATCATTACCGAGCTGTCCCCCGGCGCATTCTTCGGCGACCTGGCGCTGCTGGACAACTCGCCCCGCACCGCGCAGGCCCGGGCCTGGGACGACTGCGAACTGGCGGTGTTCTTCCGCGCCGATTTCATGAGCCTGATGGAAACGGATGCCGTCATCGGCTACAAGATCTCGCTGGCGCTGGCGCGCCATATCGGCGCCCGGCTGCGCGAGCGGATGTCGATCGATTCGCCGCACGTCGAGGTACTGTGA
- a CDS encoding EAL domain-containing protein encodes MFSALILFLPARRACASLLLALGAVTLGLVTPFVQAEDRVVLQLKHTHQFQFAGYYAAVEKGYYRDAGLDVQIVEGSDGEAPLREVLAGRAQYGTGSSSLLLARLSGKPVVVLGVIFQHSPYALAMRQQGATPDIRRLAGKRVMLGPLSAPLNHADELSAYLKREGVLPDQLQRVEHTYDPGDLINGRVEAMSIHTTNETDYLDRAGFPYDIHNPRAAGVDFYGDNLFTSEHELNGNPERVKAFRAASLRGWQYAMSHQEEIADLILAKYSRRHDRQHLLYEARQMVPLVQPVLVEIGYMNPERWQHIADVYTDLGLLPKGVTFHGFLYNAEPGTNLAWLYRIGGAAAALLLLGAAIHFALLARERRRSADAIRAGEERFRTMFEASPMGIALIDGVSGAFSDVNPRYREIAGRSEDAFASHSWLDFVHPDDVAGWTLQMARLAAGEVPELSTTLRLVRSDGSVVWVEASVVPLQAGAHLKLCMIEDVTDKKKSEALIWQQANFDPLTQLPNRRMFLDRLRHDVVKSRRDGSRIAILFIDLDHFKEVNDTLGHDQGDVLLVEAARRIIGCVRESDTVARLGGDEFTVILTELQLTDRVDAIAQNIIDSLLAPFPLGQEQAFISASIGITLYPDDAASVEDLLKHADQAMYAAKGAGRNRFSYFTPALQVAALNRMRLTNDLRSAIKGDQLKLYFQPIVHLKTGRIVKAEALLRWQHPQRGLVSPLEFIPLAESSGLIVDIGQWVFNESIRWVQRWRRGVHPEFQVSLNQSPVEFQREGGSYDVWLRALRQLDVPGQAIVVEITEGLLLDASTMVTDKLLQLRDAGIQVALDDFGTGYSSLSYLNKFDIDYLKIDRSFVRNLAPDSSDMALSEAIIVMAHKLGLHVIAEGVETAQQRDLLAAAGCDYGQGYLFDKPLPAEEFDALLHARSAVLAVQ; translated from the coding sequence GTGTTCTCCGCCCTCATCCTGTTCCTTCCTGCCCGTCGCGCCTGTGCCAGCCTTCTGCTGGCGCTGGGTGCCGTCACGCTGGGTCTCGTCACGCCCTTCGTGCAGGCCGAGGACCGGGTGGTGCTCCAGCTGAAGCATACCCACCAGTTCCAGTTTGCCGGCTATTACGCGGCGGTGGAAAAAGGCTATTACCGCGATGCGGGGCTCGACGTGCAGATCGTCGAAGGCAGCGATGGCGAAGCGCCGCTGCGCGAAGTGCTGGCCGGCCGCGCCCAGTACGGCACCGGCAGCAGTTCCCTGCTGCTGGCGCGGCTGTCCGGCAAACCCGTGGTCGTGCTCGGCGTGATCTTCCAGCATTCGCCGTATGCGCTGGCGATGCGGCAGCAGGGCGCCACACCCGATATCCGCCGCCTGGCCGGCAAGCGTGTGATGCTGGGGCCGCTCTCGGCACCGCTGAACCATGCCGATGAACTGTCCGCCTACCTGAAGCGTGAAGGGGTGTTGCCGGACCAGCTGCAACGCGTGGAGCATACCTATGATCCGGGTGACCTGATCAACGGCCGCGTCGAGGCCATGTCGATCCACACGACGAATGAAACGGATTACCTCGACCGCGCCGGCTTCCCGTACGACATCCACAACCCGCGCGCCGCCGGTGTGGATTTCTATGGCGACAACCTGTTCACCAGCGAGCACGAGCTCAACGGCAATCCGGAGCGTGTAAAAGCGTTCCGCGCCGCCAGCCTGCGCGGCTGGCAATACGCGATGAGCCACCAGGAAGAGATCGCCGACCTGATCCTGGCAAAGTATTCACGCCGGCACGACCGCCAGCACCTGCTCTACGAAGCGCGCCAGATGGTGCCGCTCGTGCAGCCGGTGCTGGTCGAGATCGGCTACATGAACCCGGAGCGCTGGCAGCACATTGCCGATGTCTATACCGACCTCGGCTTGCTGCCGAAGGGCGTCACGTTCCATGGTTTCCTGTACAACGCCGAGCCGGGCACCAACCTGGCATGGTTGTACCGCATCGGCGGTGCCGCGGCGGCCCTGCTGCTGCTGGGCGCCGCGATCCACTTCGCGCTGCTGGCGCGCGAACGGCGCCGCTCCGCCGATGCGATCCGTGCCGGCGAGGAACGCTTCCGCACGATGTTCGAAGCCTCGCCGATGGGCATTGCGCTGATCGATGGGGTCAGCGGCGCCTTTTCCGACGTCAATCCGCGCTATCGTGAAATCGCCGGCCGCTCGGAAGATGCGTTCGCCTCGCACAGCTGGCTCGATTTCGTGCACCCCGACGACGTGGCCGGGTGGACGCTGCAAATGGCGCGCCTGGCGGCCGGTGAAGTACCGGAACTGAGCACCACGCTGCGCCTGGTGCGTTCGGACGGCTCGGTCGTGTGGGTGGAGGCGTCCGTGGTGCCCTTGCAGGCCGGCGCGCACCTGAAGCTGTGCATGATCGAGGATGTCACCGACAAGAAGAAGAGCGAGGCGCTGATCTGGCAGCAGGCCAATTTCGATCCGCTCACGCAGTTGCCGAACCGCCGCATGTTCCTCGACCGGCTGCGCCACGACGTGGTCAAGAGCCGGCGCGACGGCAGCCGCATCGCGATCCTGTTCATCGACCTCGACCACTTCAAGGAAGTCAACGACACGCTGGGCCACGACCAGGGCGATGTGCTGCTCGTGGAGGCGGCGCGCCGCATCATCGGCTGCGTGCGCGAATCCGACACGGTGGCACGCCTGGGCGGCGACGAATTCACGGTGATCCTGACCGAGCTGCAACTGACCGACCGGGTCGATGCGATCGCGCAGAACATCATCGACAGCCTGCTGGCGCCATTCCCGCTGGGCCAGGAACAGGCATTCATTTCCGCCAGCATCGGCATCACGCTGTACCCGGACGACGCGGCCAGCGTGGAAGACCTGCTCAAGCACGCCGACCAGGCGATGTACGCGGCGAAGGGCGCCGGCCGCAACCGCTTCAGCTACTTCACGCCGGCGCTGCAGGTGGCGGCGCTGAACCGCATGCGCCTGACGAACGACCTGCGCAGCGCCATCAAGGGCGACCAGCTGAAGCTGTATTTCCAGCCGATCGTGCACCTGAAGACGGGCCGCATCGTCAAGGCCGAGGCGCTGCTGCGCTGGCAGCACCCGCAGCGCGGCCTCGTCAGCCCGCTGGAATTCATTCCACTGGCGGAAAGCTCGGGCCTGATCGTCGACATCGGCCAGTGGGTGTTCAATGAATCGATCCGCTGGGTGCAGCGCTGGCGCCGCGGCGTGCATCCTGAATTCCAGGTGAGCCTGAACCAGTCGCCGGTCGAATTCCAGCGCGAGGGCGGCAGCTACGACGTGTGGCTGCGCGCACTGCGCCAGCTGGACGTGCCGGGCCAGGCCATCGTGGTCGAGATCACCGAAGGCCTGCTGCTCGATGCCAGCACGATGGTCACCGACAAGCTGCTGCAGCTGCGCGACGCGGGCATCCAGGTGGCGCTGGACGATTTCGGCACCGGCTATTCGTCGCTGTCGTACCTGAACAAGTTCGACATCGATTACCTGAAGATCGACCGCAGCTTCGTGCGCAACCTGGCGCCGGATTCAAGCGACATGGCGCTGTCCGAAGCCATCATCGTGATGGCCCACAAGCTGGGCCTGCACGTGATCGCCGAAGGCGTGGAAACGGCGCAGCAGCGCGACCTGCTGGCTGCCGCCGGCTGCGATTACGGCCAGGGCTACCTGTTCGACAAGCCGCTGCCGGCCGAGGAATTCGATGCGCTGCTGCACGCCCGGTCGGCCGTGCTGGCGGTGCAGTAG